The Virgibacillus dokdonensis genome includes a window with the following:
- a CDS encoding GNAT family N-acetyltransferase → MQLVTPSLKWESEHQAYCKEWGPSKMIPNSFSLDGYTDYSVYLKALRLKQKGSEHWVPNSNYFLVNGEQKIVAMVSIRHELNDFLWRVGGHIGYSVRPSQRRKGYGARILDEALAKCKQLELGDILVTCAATNVGSAKVIMHNGGVETESHRDENGLETRRFWIKNR, encoded by the coding sequence ATGCAATTAGTTACACCGAGTTTAAAATGGGAGTCTGAACATCAGGCTTATTGCAAAGAGTGGGGGCCATCAAAAATGATCCCAAACAGTTTCAGTTTAGATGGGTATACAGATTACAGTGTTTATTTGAAAGCATTAAGGTTAAAGCAAAAAGGAAGTGAGCATTGGGTTCCTAACTCTAATTACTTCTTAGTTAACGGGGAACAAAAAATTGTAGCAATGGTTAGTATCCGACATGAGCTGAATGACTTCCTCTGGAGGGTAGGCGGACATATCGGTTACAGCGTGCGACCATCACAACGTAGAAAAGGGTATGGCGCGAGAATACTAGATGAAGCTTTAGCTAAATGTAAGCAATTGGAATTAGGAGATATTTTAGTTACATGTGCGGCAACGAATGTTGGCTCTGCAAAGGTGATTATGCATAATGGTGGCGTGGAAACTGAATCACATCGAGATGAAAACGGTTTGGAAACAAGACGATTTTGGATAAAGAATCGTTGA